A section of the bacterium genome encodes:
- a CDS encoding ComF family protein, giving the protein MEFSIKQLQKPVKFIVNLIFPIYCPICKKQLSYQTDTYLCDACKKNIIPITGKVCNKCGRPFINGICGICREKQFCFSKARASGIYDGSVRECIHFFKYKKKTYLLNTLFEVFLLPNSPDFLSCDLIVPVPLHWIRKYSRGFNQAELIGKKISKRFNIPLSKTSLKRTKATPSQTGLSLKERTKNIKGAFSVRNEQKLDGKRILLVDDVMTTGATVNECSRVLLQAGAREILVYTLARGM; this is encoded by the coding sequence GTGGAGTTCTCTATAAAACAGTTACAAAAACCAGTTAAATTTATTGTTAATCTTATTTTCCCAATTTATTGCCCAATATGCAAAAAACAGCTTTCATATCAGACTGATACCTATCTTTGTGACGCATGCAAGAAAAACATAATACCTATTACTGGAAAGGTTTGCAATAAATGTGGTAGGCCTTTTATAAATGGTATTTGTGGAATATGCAGAGAGAAGCAGTTTTGTTTCTCAAAAGCACGCGCTAGTGGAATATACGATGGCTCAGTAAGGGAGTGTATACATTTTTTTAAATATAAGAAAAAGACGTATCTTTTAAACACGTTGTTTGAGGTGTTTTTATTGCCAAATAGTCCTGATTTCCTTAGCTGCGATTTAATTGTTCCTGTACCCCTCCATTGGATACGAAAATATTCCAGAGGATTTAATCAGGCTGAACTAATAGGGAAAAAAATTAGTAAGAGGTTCAATATACCATTGTCAAAAACTAGTTTAAAGAGAACGAAAGCAACTCCTTCACAAACAGGTCTTTCTCTGAAAGAACGTACTAAGAATATTAAAGGAGCGTTTTCAGTAAGGAATGAACAAAAGCTAGATGGAAAAAGAATTTTACTTGTTGATGATGTTATGACAACAGGTGCAACTGTTAATGAATGCTCCAGAGTCTTATTGCAAGCCGGAGCAAGGGAAATTCTTGTATATACCTTAGCAAGAGGGATGTAG
- the def gene encoding peptide deformylase has translation MNPLVIKKHPNKILREKCTQVEKITNREKKLFDKMFLTMKYFCGIGLAAPQIGISKRLIVACVEERTIKLANPEIIDIRGSDNMVEGCLSIPDITVDIKRPFEVVVKGLNEKGKNIEIKAKGLLARVLQHEIDHLKGRLIIDYRVE, from the coding sequence ATGAATCCATTAGTAATTAAAAAACACCCTAATAAAATTCTCAGAGAAAAATGCACGCAGGTAGAAAAGATTACGAATAGAGAGAAAAAACTTTTTGACAAGATGTTTCTTACAATGAAATATTTCTGTGGCATAGGATTAGCTGCGCCTCAAATTGGTATATCTAAAAGATTAATTGTTGCCTGTGTCGAGGAAAGAACTATAAAATTAGCTAACCCTGAGATTATTGATATAAGAGGCTCGGATAATATGGTGGAGGGTTGTTTAAGCATTCCTGATATTACAGTTGATATAAAAAGACCTTTTGAGGTTGTTGTAAAAGGATTAAATGAGAAGGGAAAAAATATAGAAATAAAGGCTAAAGGACTTTTAGCAAGAGTCTTGCAGCATGAAATAGACCATTTAAAAGGCAGATTAATTATTGATTACAGAGTTGAATAG
- a CDS encoding non-histone chromosomal MC1 family protein has protein sequence MAKKAEAKLYSLRIGKKEANAFKGKGARQAALKAASRGLKDSDGLIKLREHGQKKDGKWRLHIFKGSVQKVAKPANAPDWMPDKINKPTVKKLRVEKLDKI, from the coding sequence ATGGCAAAGAAAGCAGAAGCAAAGCTCTATTCGTTGAGAATAGGCAAAAAGGAAGCGAATGCATTCAAAGGAAAAGGAGCAAGACAGGCTGCTCTAAAGGCTGCTTCCAGAGGATTGAAAGATAGCGATGGTCTGATCAAACTCAGAGAACATGGGCAGAAGAAAGATGGCAAATGGAGACTGCATATATTTAAAGGTTCAGTACAGAAGGTTGCTAAACCTGCTAATGCCCCTGATTGGATGCCGGATAAAATTAATAAGCCTACTGTAAAGAAACTTCGTGTTGAGAAATTAGACAAAATATAA
- a CDS encoding acetyl-CoA carboxylase carboxyltransferase subunit alpha — MTTNGLEFEKPIIELEKRIEELKAFASTENIDFSDEIKVLEKKTLETKKRIYQNLTAWQRMQIARHPDRPYTLDYINALMKNFIELHGDRAFADDQAIIGGLASFQDKTVMVIGHQKGRNTKENLNRNFGMPHPEGYRKMLRLMKTAEKFSIPIISFIDTPGAYPGIGAEERGQAEAIAHNLKEMAHLQVPTIVIITGEGGSGGALAIGLGNKVFMLENAVYFVCTPEACGAILWKDRTKAPEAAEALCITASDLKKFKVIDAIIPEPIGGVHRNPAEVTENIKNTLKTCLSELAKLSPEEISNQRYEKYRKMGMFLEK; from the coding sequence GTGACGACAAATGGTCTTGAATTTGAGAAGCCTATCATAGAGCTGGAGAAAAGGATAGAAGAGTTGAAAGCCTTTGCTTCTACAGAAAATATAGATTTTTCTGATGAGATAAAAGTACTTGAGAAAAAGACACTTGAAACTAAAAAAAGAATATACCAGAATCTTACAGCATGGCAGAGAATGCAGATTGCCCGTCACCCTGACAGGCCGTATACTCTGGACTATATTAATGCCCTTATGAAAAATTTTATTGAGCTTCATGGCGATAGAGCATTTGCTGATGACCAGGCAATAATAGGAGGATTGGCTAGCTTTCAAGATAAAACGGTTATGGTGATTGGTCACCAGAAAGGCAGAAATACAAAAGAAAACCTTAACAGAAACTTCGGGATGCCTCATCCTGAGGGTTATAGAAAAATGTTAAGATTAATGAAAACAGCTGAAAAATTTTCCATTCCAATCATTTCTTTTATTGACACTCCAGGCGCCTATCCGGGCATTGGAGCAGAAGAAAGAGGACAGGCAGAGGCAATTGCGCACAACTTAAAAGAAATGGCCCATCTTCAAGTACCTACGATCGTTATAATTACTGGAGAAGGCGGCAGTGGAGGAGCACTAGCAATTGGATTAGGAAATAAAGTTTTTATGCTGGAGAATGCTGTCTACTTTGTGTGTACTCCTGAAGCATGCGGCGCAATCCTCTGGAAAGACAGAACTAAAGCTCCTGAAGCTGCAGAAGCGCTTTGCATAACAGCATCGGATTTGAAAAAGTTTAAAGTTATTGACGCAATAATACCTGAACCAATTGGCGGAGTGCATAGAAATCCAGCCGAAGTAACCGAGAATATTAAGAATACATTAAAAACCTGTTTAAGTGAACTAGCTAAACTTTCTCCTGAAGAAATTAGTAATCAAAGATACGAAAAATATAGAAAAATGGGCATGTTTTTAGAGAAGTAG
- a CDS encoding L,D-transpeptidase family protein: MKKKNTKFILVTMILIIAIYVGWQAYSLFLQKDISNQYKKADMFYNKGDFEKAKTIYADLLNKSQKHKFASKEKQAELVYRLAICNKEMGNLKNAETLLDRITDQFKNSEYIDETLLELGELAQTKDDLKKAETLYDRILNEYPNSNIFFNALYAKARVYKLQGKLLNALSLFEKIMLKSDDDELKNTARREIEDINVRLIFSPIPTKDSVIYKVEAGDSISSIAKQFNTTVDLIMKSNKLKDTVIRPEKRLKITPGSGFSIEVYTKSNKLILKNNGKILKTYTVATGAHDGTPLGNFKIVNKLKNPTWYTAGAIVSADSPKNVLGNRWMGITEKGYGIHGTIEPDSIGKQSTEGCIRMYNKDVEELFDLVPVETPVTIIKTQGDKK, from the coding sequence ATGAAAAAAAAGAATACGAAATTTATATTAGTTACTATGATACTAATAATTGCTATTTACGTTGGATGGCAGGCATATTCTTTGTTCCTTCAAAAAGACATTTCTAATCAGTATAAAAAAGCAGACATGTTTTATAATAAAGGTGATTTTGAAAAAGCAAAGACTATCTATGCTGATCTGTTAAATAAAAGTCAAAAGCATAAATTTGCATCCAAAGAAAAACAGGCAGAACTTGTTTATAGACTTGCTATATGCAACAAAGAAATGGGGAATTTAAAAAATGCTGAGACTCTTCTCGACAGAATTACAGACCAATTCAAAAATTCAGAATATATCGACGAAACATTACTTGAACTGGGTGAATTGGCACAGACAAAAGATGATCTTAAAAAAGCAGAGACCCTATATGACAGGATATTAAACGAATATCCTAATAGTAACATCTTTTTTAATGCTCTGTATGCCAAAGCTCGCGTTTATAAACTGCAAGGAAAACTCCTAAATGCTCTCTCTCTGTTCGAGAAGATTATGCTGAAATCAGATGACGACGAATTAAAAAATACAGCGCGCAGAGAGATTGAAGACATAAACGTAAGACTTATCTTCTCCCCTATCCCTACAAAAGACAGTGTGATTTACAAAGTAGAAGCTGGAGATAGCATCAGCTCAATTGCTAAACAATTTAATACTACTGTTGATTTGATTATGAAAAGCAATAAGTTGAAAGATACTGTAATAAGACCTGAGAAGAGATTAAAAATAACTCCCGGATCCGGCTTTTCTATTGAGGTATACACAAAGTCTAATAAGCTTATCCTAAAAAATAATGGGAAAATTTTAAAAACCTATACAGTAGCTACTGGAGCTCATGACGGCACACCTCTGGGGAATTTTAAAATAGTAAATAAATTAAAAAATCCTACTTGGTATACCGCAGGAGCCATTGTTTCAGCAGATAGCCCTAAAAATGTACTTGGCAACCGCTGGATGGGAATAACAGAAAAAGGCTATGGGATACATGGAACAATAGAGCCTGACAGCATCGGAAAACAATCTACAGAAGGATGCATAAGAATGTATAATAAGGACGTAGAAGAGTTGTTTGACCTTGTGCCCGTTGAAACACCTGTAACTATAATTAAGACACAGGGAGACAAAAAGTGA
- a CDS encoding serine/threonine-protein kinase: MTQEKFGKYIIQNIIKSGGVAHIYKASDPITNDMVAIKMLRKSGTSRRAIKGFIQETKMLKKLNHPNIIRVMDFGKEDGMPYMVMEYINGEDLKRLLLYKKIEKLQRYDLILQIGKGLDYLHENNIIHRDIKPENILVSKNNEVKIIDFGLARYNRLSIFTRNRFIDGTPTYMSPEQIRKRHTDKRTDIYSYGITIYEMLTGKVPYQANDKNTIMRAHIDIHIRPRLVSYYDSSIPKNIENCVMKAIETNPNKRHRTVSEMILDFSRSKF; encoded by the coding sequence ATGACACAAGAAAAATTTGGTAAATATATAATTCAGAATATTATTAAGTCAGGTGGAGTTGCTCACATATACAAAGCAAGTGATCCTATAACAAATGATATGGTAGCAATTAAGATGCTCAGGAAATCCGGCACAAGCCGCAGAGCAATAAAAGGATTCATCCAAGAAACTAAGATGCTAAAAAAGCTAAATCACCCAAATATAATTCGAGTAATGGATTTTGGGAAAGAAGATGGAATGCCTTATATGGTGATGGAATATATTAATGGGGAAGATCTAAAAAGGCTCCTGCTCTATAAAAAAATTGAAAAACTTCAGAGATATGATCTCATTTTACAGATAGGAAAGGGGCTAGATTATCTCCATGAAAATAACATAATCCATCGTGACATAAAGCCTGAAAATATTCTGGTTTCGAAAAATAATGAAGTAAAAATTATAGATTTTGGTCTGGCGCGTTACAACAGGTTAAGTATCTTCACACGTAACCGCTTTATTGACGGCACACCTACGTACATGTCTCCCGAACAGATAAGAAAAAGACACACAGACAAGAGAACAGACATATATTCTTATGGAATCACCATATATGAAATGTTAACCGGCAAAGTTCCCTATCAAGCTAATGATAAAAACACAATTATGAGAGCTCACATCGATATACATATACGACCAAGATTAGTCTCTTATTACGATTCCAGCATACCAAAAAATATTGAAAATTGCGTGATGAAGGCAATAGAAACGAATCCAAATAAAAGGCATAGAACGGTGTCGGAAATGATCTTGGACTTTAGTAGAAGTAAATTCTAG